A single window of Neurospora crassa OR74A linkage group VII, whole genome shotgun sequence DNA harbors:
- the rrg-2 gene encoding transcription factor prr1, which translates to MPPPEGDSASVQAGNNSSDFVRKLYKMLEDPTYNSVVRWSADGDSFVVLENEKFTKTILPKHFKHSNFASFVRQLNKYDFHKVRHNEESGEAPYGRDAWEFRHPEFRADRKDNLDNIRRKAPAPRKPAQAEDTFGASQQIVVLSESLTATQHQIQALQEQYFELAQTNKVLVNEVISLQKMVRAQSQVSNELITHLSNIEDRRRNSRHSAHSSHSSHSGPTFHAGSLGLLPDGADEPAAELRRAREILNGVSPDSQADRELERLSVAYHQNGSPSESATSSVMFTQSGPGPMHMLHDPLNDPRHMVYPVGQTTGIDPFHSDHINNIPYTRPLSNPNAMADSAQITPPPKDQGTSMWSHKRPRILLVEDDKTCARIGAKFLHVLECSVDIAKDGLEAVEKINNPENNEGFDLIFMDIIMPNLDGVSATAMIRMVTARVPIIAMTSNIRQEDIQTYFQYGMNDVLAKPFTKDSMIRVLRKHLAYMLKDPLQGGLNADDTGQTVGAPGPPGQNQQAYSNNQQAQANMMAAAAAMANSSMGSSAQVKFEQTPIPSPATTSSWHSPGQMNQTSPNMDGGGYMNAGGNGPGGMVLTPGGTQRPPPPPYQMMNNQVNNQLAGGSAGFQGGGHIQASEGMGMGGSEENRPEKRQRLYGPGANHQRPFVQ; encoded by the exons ATGCCGCCTCCCGAGGGTGACTCGGCCTCTGTGCAGGCTGGTAATAACTCCAGCGACTTT GTGCGCAAGCTATATAA GATGCTCGAAGACCCCACGTATAATTCCGTAGTACGATGGAGCGCCGACGGTGACAGTTTCGTTGTTCTAGAG AATGAAAAATTCACCAAAACCATCTTACCCAAACACTTCAAGCACAGCAATTTCGCAAGCTTCGTGCGGCAGTTGAACAAATACGATTTTCACAAAGTGAGGCACAATGAAGAAAGTGGCGAAGCGCCATACGGAAGAGAT GCATGGGAATTTCGACATCCCGAGTTTCGTGCAGATAGGAAAGATAACCTAGATAATATCCGCAGAAAAGCGCCCGCCCCGCGTAAGCCAGCGCAAGCTGAGGATACCTTTGGCGCGTCGCAGCAGATTGTCGTCCTAAGCGAATCGCTTACTGCGACCCAACACCAGATCCAGGCGTTGCAAGAACAGTATTTCGAGCTGGCGCAGACGAACAAAGTGCTCGTCAACGAGGTCATCAGCTTGCAGAAGATGGTCAGGGCCCAGAGTCAAGTCTCCAACGAGTTGATCACCCACCTCAGCAACATCGAGGACCGTCGACGGAATAGCAGACACTCGGCGCATTCTAGCCACTCAAGTCATTCAGGTCCGACCTTCCACGCAGGATCCCTTGGGCTACTACCAGACGGTGCTGATGAGCCGGCAGCCGAACTTAGACGAGCGCGCGAGATACTCAATGGCGTTTCCCCCGACTCCCAGGCCGACCGGGAACTCGAACGGTTATCGGTCGCCTACCATCAAAATGGGTCTCCATCGGAATCGGCGACCTCGTCAGTCATGTTCACCCAGAGCGGCCCTGGCCCCATGCACATGTTGCATGACCCCCTCAACGACCCTAGACACATGGTCTATCCGGTAGGGCAGACAACAGGCATCGATCCATTCCATTCCGaccacatcaacaacatccctTATACTCGTCCCTTGAGTAATCCGAATGCGATGGCAGACTCTGCCCAGATCACGCCTCCCCCAAAAGATCAAGGCACCTCCATGTGGAGCCACAAGCGGCCACGTATCCTACTCGTCGAGGATGACAAGACATGCGCAAGGATCGGTGCCAAATTCCTACATGTACTCGAATGCTCGGTAGATATTGCT AAGGACGGGCTGGAAGCTGTCGAAAAGATCAACAATCCGGAGAATAATGAGGGCTTCGACCTCATTTTCATGGACATTATTATGCCCAACCTGGATGGCGTAtcggcgacggcgatgatCAGGATGGTGACGGCAAGAGTACCCATCATTGCTATGACGTCGAATATTCGACAAGAAGATATCCAGACCTACTTTCAGTATG GTATGAATGATGTGTTGGCAAAACCCTTTACGAAAGACAGCATGATCCGCGTTTTGAGGAAGCATCTGGCATACATGCTCAAAGACCCGCTCCAAGGCGGCCTTAACGCGGATGATACAGGACAGACAGTCGGTGCCCCAGGACCGCCGGGCCAGAACCAACAAGCTTacagcaacaaccaacaaGCGCAGGCCAAcatgatggcggcggcggcggcgatggcaaACTCTTCGATGGGCAGCAGCGCACAGGTCAAGTTTGAACAGACGCCGATACCTTCGCCTGCCACCACGTCCTCATGGCATTCCCCAGGGCAGATGAACCAGACGTCCCCCAACATGGACGGTGGGGGATACATGAATGCCGGAGGGAACGGGCCGGGAGGGATGGTTCTGACGCCGGGGGGCACACAaagaccgccgccgccaccctATCAAATGATGAATAACCAGGTGAACAACCAACTAGCAGGCGGATCGGCGGGTTTCCAAGGCGGCGGCCATATACAGGCCTCCGAGGGCATGGGAATGGGTGGATCAGAAGAGAATCGGCCAGAAAAGCGCCAACGGTTATACGGGCCTGGCGCGAACCACCAGAGGCCGTTTGTGCAATAG